In one Mycobacterium heckeshornense genomic region, the following are encoded:
- a CDS encoding GntR family transcriptional regulator: MNAPLSASVAASRVRQPRSWRPVRRAQLSDEVAGHLRAAIMSGTLRPGTFIRLDETAAQLGVSVTPVREALLKLRGEGMVQLEPHRGHVVLPLTRQDIHDIFWLQATIATELAATATDLITDAEIDELEHLNEELAAAVGSGDTEAIASAEFAFHRVFNQASGRIKLAFFLLHAARYMPALVYAADPDWGAAAVANHRQLISALRSRDKAAVLEHTTWQFTDGAERLIQKLERTGIWR; encoded by the coding sequence GTGAACGCACCACTTTCCGCATCTGTTGCCGCATCTCGTGTTCGCCAGCCGCGCAGCTGGCGACCAGTGCGCCGGGCGCAATTGTCTGACGAGGTCGCGGGACATCTACGTGCCGCGATCATGTCCGGAACGCTGCGTCCGGGGACGTTCATCCGGCTCGACGAAACGGCCGCCCAGCTCGGTGTCAGCGTCACGCCGGTGCGCGAAGCGCTGCTCAAGCTCCGCGGCGAGGGCATGGTCCAGCTTGAACCGCACCGTGGCCACGTCGTGTTGCCGTTGACCCGTCAAGACATCCACGACATTTTCTGGCTGCAAGCAACGATCGCCACGGAGCTCGCCGCCACGGCCACCGATCTGATCACCGACGCCGAAATCGACGAACTCGAACACCTCAACGAGGAGCTGGCCGCCGCCGTCGGCTCCGGTGATACCGAGGCGATCGCGTCAGCGGAGTTCGCCTTTCACCGCGTTTTCAACCAAGCGAGCGGCCGGATCAAGCTGGCGTTTTTTCTGCTGCATGCCGCGCGCTACATGCCGGCATTGGTCTACGCCGCCGACCCCGACTGGGGTGCTGCCGCGGTAGCCAATCACCGGCAGCTGATCAGCGCGCTGCGTAGTCGCGACAAGGCCGCTGTGCTCGAGCACACCACCTGGCAGTTCACCGACGGCGCAGAGCGACTGATCCAGAAGCTCGAACGCACCGGAATCTGGAGGTAG
- a CDS encoding SRPBCC family protein, producing MPFVSKTVEVAADAGSIMAIVADFESYPQWNEEIKGLWVLARYDDGRPSQLRLDMAWQGIEGTYIQAVYYPGPTQIQTVMQQGDHFTKHEQLFSVVEMGPKSLLTVDMDVETEMSVPKPMVKKMVNDVLDYLAENLKRRAEQLAASS from the coding sequence ATGCCGTTCGTGAGCAAGACAGTCGAAGTTGCCGCCGACGCCGGCTCAATCATGGCCATCGTCGCCGACTTTGAGTCCTACCCACAGTGGAACGAGGAGATCAAAGGCCTCTGGGTGCTGGCCCGCTACGACGACGGGCGGCCCAGCCAGCTGCGCTTGGACATGGCTTGGCAGGGCATCGAAGGCACCTACATCCAGGCCGTCTACTACCCGGGCCCCACGCAGATTCAGACCGTCATGCAACAAGGCGACCATTTCACCAAGCACGAGCAGTTGTTCAGCGTGGTGGAGATGGGTCCGAAGTCGCTGCTGACCGTCGACATGGACGTCGAGACCGAGATGTCGGTGCCCAAGCCGATGGTGAAGAAAATGGTCAACGACGTGCTGGACTATCTGGCGGAAAACCTCAAACGCCGCGCCGAGCAGCTGGCCGCCAGTTCTTGA
- a CDS encoding acyl-CoA thioesterase, whose protein sequence is MTSVPPTPDNLTSRDFPVHWPVLTRWADNDMFGHLNNAVYYQLFDTAINGWINTNIEVDPVTMPAQGIVAESGCRYFSELHFPERLVVGLAVTRLGRTSVTYRLGLFRAAEELTADEPQTVAALGHWVHVYVDRATRKPVPIPDAIRALLSTACVS, encoded by the coding sequence ATGACGTCGGTCCCGCCTACACCGGACAACCTCACCAGCCGCGACTTTCCGGTGCACTGGCCGGTGCTCACCCGATGGGCCGACAACGACATGTTCGGCCACCTCAACAACGCCGTCTACTACCAGCTGTTCGACACCGCGATCAACGGCTGGATCAACACGAACATCGAAGTGGATCCGGTCACCATGCCGGCACAGGGCATCGTCGCCGAGTCCGGCTGTCGCTACTTTTCCGAGCTGCACTTCCCGGAGCGGCTCGTCGTCGGGCTGGCGGTAACTCGGCTCGGGCGCACCAGTGTCACCTACCGGCTCGGCCTGTTTCGCGCTGCCGAGGAACTCACCGCCGACGAGCCGCAGACAGTCGCGGCGCTGGGGCACTGGGTGCACGTCTACGTCGATCGGGCCACCCGCAAACCGGTACCGATCCCCGACGCGATTCGAGCGCTGTTGTCGACGGCCTGTGTCAGTTAG
- a CDS encoding alcohol dehydrogenase catalytic domain-containing protein, producing MFRIRGAVLERIGLPRPYARSKPIDVAELDLAPPAAGELRVRIEAAGVCHSDLSVVDGTRVRPVPMLLGHEAAGVVEQVGDGVGDVAVGQRVVMAFLPRCGRCPACATEGLTPCEPGSAANAAGTLLGGAMRLSREGRPVYHHLGVSGFATQAVVNRASAVPVDPDVPPNVAALLGCAVLTGGGAVLNVGRPRPHQTVAVVGLGGVGMAAVLTALAHNDVRVVGVDPLPDKLAAARAVGAHETYTPQQATEAGVKAAVVVEAAGHAAALQTAIELTAAGGRTITVGLTPPEARISLSPLGLVVEGRTLIGSYLGSAVPSRDIPRFVRLWRSGRLPVESLVSSTIALDEINDAMDRLADGTAVRQLITF from the coding sequence ATGTTTCGAATTCGGGGCGCCGTGCTGGAGCGCATCGGGCTGCCGCGCCCCTACGCACGATCGAAGCCCATCGATGTGGCCGAGTTGGATTTGGCGCCGCCAGCCGCGGGCGAGTTACGGGTCCGCATCGAAGCCGCGGGGGTGTGTCACTCCGACTTGTCGGTGGTCGACGGCACTCGGGTGCGACCTGTGCCCATGCTGCTCGGTCACGAGGCCGCCGGGGTCGTCGAACAGGTCGGCGACGGGGTTGGCGATGTGGCGGTGGGGCAGCGGGTGGTCATGGCGTTCTTGCCGCGCTGCGGGCGCTGCCCGGCTTGCGCCACCGAAGGCCTTACCCCGTGCGAACCGGGCAGCGCCGCCAACGCGGCCGGGACCTTGCTCGGCGGCGCGATGCGGCTGAGCCGCGAAGGTCGCCCGGTGTACCACCATCTCGGCGTATCTGGCTTTGCAACACAGGCCGTGGTCAACCGCGCCAGCGCGGTGCCGGTCGACCCCGATGTTCCGCCCAACGTTGCCGCACTGCTCGGCTGCGCGGTGCTGACCGGTGGCGGCGCTGTCCTCAACGTCGGTAGACCGCGACCGCACCAGACGGTCGCCGTCGTCGGGCTCGGCGGCGTGGGTATGGCTGCCGTGCTGACCGCGCTGGCGCACAACGACGTTCGGGTGGTCGGGGTCGACCCACTGCCGGACAAGCTCGCTGCCGCCCGCGCCGTCGGCGCCCACGAGACCTACACCCCGCAGCAGGCCACTGAGGCCGGCGTCAAGGCGGCCGTGGTGGTCGAGGCTGCCGGCCACGCCGCCGCGTTGCAGACGGCGATCGAGCTAACCGCCGCGGGCGGGCGGACAATCACCGTGGGGCTGACGCCACCGGAGGCTCGGATTAGCTTGTCGCCGTTAGGACTTGTCGTAGAAGGCCGCACGCTGATCGGCAGCTACCTCGGTTCCGCGGTGCCCAGCCGCGACATTCCCCGTTTCGTGCGGCTCTGGCGATCGGGCCGGCTGCCGGTGGAGTCGCTGGTCTCCTCGACGATCGCTCTCGACGAGATCAACGACGCGATGGACCGCCTCGCCGACGGCACCGCCGTCCGGCAGCTGATCACCTTCTAG
- a CDS encoding CaiB/BaiF CoA transferase family protein gives MPGPLEGVNIVELGVWVAGPAAGGILADWGADVVKIEPPTGDPGRAFGRMLGLDFDTNPPFEMDNRSKRSIVLDLTTDDDRRTAFELLSGADVFVTNVRPAALQRLGLDYESVAAAFPRLVYGLITGYGDTGPDADRAAYDIAAFWSRAGVAHLLTRPGDTPPFQRGGMGDHMAGMTLAAAICAALLARGRTGAGQLVTTSLYRQGAYTVSFDINTYLMTGQPIAVGHRESMANPCMNNYTAGDGRRFWIVGLQGDRHWPALCRVVGRTDWLTDPRFADGRARAANAVELIAQLDEIFATKPLDEWAQIFTGEPEFFWSPINSVEDVVADPQFHAAGGLVEVPDPGGAVPMVATPADFRGTPWTPRSTAPQLGEHTGEVLAELEARRRRV, from the coding sequence ATGCCCGGACCACTGGAAGGCGTCAACATCGTGGAGCTGGGGGTGTGGGTGGCCGGCCCGGCCGCCGGCGGCATCCTCGCCGATTGGGGCGCAGACGTCGTGAAAATTGAACCGCCGACGGGCGACCCGGGGCGCGCGTTCGGCCGGATGCTGGGGCTCGATTTCGACACCAATCCGCCGTTCGAGATGGACAATCGCTCCAAGCGCAGCATCGTCCTCGACCTCACCACCGACGACGATCGCCGAACCGCATTCGAATTGCTCAGCGGGGCGGACGTTTTCGTGACGAACGTCCGCCCCGCCGCATTGCAGCGGCTCGGGTTGGACTACGAATCGGTGGCCGCGGCCTTCCCCCGGCTGGTTTACGGGCTGATCACCGGCTACGGCGACACCGGACCCGACGCCGACCGGGCCGCCTACGACATCGCCGCATTCTGGTCCCGGGCCGGGGTGGCCCATCTGCTCACCCGGCCCGGGGACACCCCGCCGTTTCAGCGCGGTGGCATGGGCGACCACATGGCCGGCATGACGCTGGCGGCCGCGATCTGCGCCGCGTTGCTTGCCCGCGGCCGAACCGGAGCCGGCCAGCTGGTAACCACGTCGCTGTATCGCCAAGGCGCCTACACGGTCAGCTTCGACATCAACACCTACCTGATGACCGGTCAGCCGATCGCCGTCGGGCACCGCGAATCGATGGCCAACCCGTGCATGAACAACTACACCGCCGGTGACGGGCGGCGGTTTTGGATCGTGGGCCTGCAGGGCGACCGGCATTGGCCGGCCCTTTGTCGCGTCGTGGGGCGCACCGACTGGCTGACCGATCCCCGCTTCGCCGACGGCCGGGCGCGCGCCGCCAACGCCGTCGAGCTGATCGCCCAGTTGGATGAGATCTTTGCCACCAAACCGCTTGACGAGTGGGCGCAGATCTTCACCGGCGAGCCGGAGTTCTTCTGGTCGCCGATCAACTCCGTCGAGGACGTCGTCGCCGACCCGCAGTTCCACGCTGCCGGCGGCCTGGTCGAGGTACCGGATCCGGGCGGCGCGGTCCCGATGGTCGCCACCCCGGCGGACTTCCGCGGCACCCCGTGGACGCCACGATCCACCGCGCCGCAGCTCGGTGAACATACCGGGGAAGTGCTCGCCGAGCTCGAAGCGCGCCGCCGTCGCGTATGA